The sequence CGCTCGATACGCCGGTCCGCTTCGAGCAGCTCCGTAGCGGGCTCGTCGACGCGGGCGCGCTTCGGAGCGAGCTCTCCCACCTGCGACGCGGGCTCATCCTCTTTGGCCACCTCCACGTTCGTCGCCACAGCCGGCTCGAAACCGGGGCCGGCGCGCTCGACGTGGTGTGCGCCAGCGGCGCGAGCCTGGATCACCGTGACCCGCGGGTGGCCGCGGGCTTCAACCTCTACGACATCGCCGACGATGGCGCGGTCGGCGATCTCGAGGCCTGGGTGCTCGACCCGGAGACCGAGCGCTTCTCCCGCGGCCCAATTCCGCCCGGAGGCCCGTCATGAAGTACCGACGAGCCTTGGTGGTGGCCGATCTGCGCGCCGAGCCGGGCCCCATCTTCGAGACGCTCCGACGCGTGGCGCCCGGCCTGGAGCGCGTGGTGGTGGTGGCGAAGATTCGCGGCCTGGCGAGCTTCTGGTCGAGCGAACCCGCTCCGCCCGATCCGCGTGACCTGGAGGCGCTCGAGCGCTGGAAGGTCGCGGCGAGCAGCCTTCCCAGTGCGACGGTGACGCCAGCCCCCGACACGACCGTCGACGCGCTGCTTGATCTGGGGCTCGCCGAGCGGGTGGAGCTCATCGTCGGCGTGGCGCGGGCACCGGAGAGCGTGGACCTGGTCAAGAAGGTGGCCCGGCTTCTCGGCGTGGCCGCGCTTTGGGCGGCGGACAACGTGCCGCGCCAAGTCGTGAAGCGCCTCTCGTGCGTCGCCCTGGGCCAGCGCGACCGAAACGCGATGATCGCCTTCTTGCGGGAGCAAGCCGACGAGTCCGTCGAGGTGGTGGGGGTGGGGCCGCCGCGACTCGGCCCGACCGAGCTCCAGGCCGCCGTGCAGGTGCTCGGGATCCGCGCCAGCGTGGAGGTGCTGCCCACCTCGGTTCGCTCGTTGCGCGCGGCGATGAGCGCTTCGGCGATGGCGCATCCCAGCGATCTGGTGGTGCTGGCTCGCGCGCCCACGCTCCTCATCGTGCACTTCGGGTGGCAGACGCCGGTCCTCGTGGTGCCCCCTGCCCTCGAGCCCGCGCCACGCGAGCCGGCGCTGGATGTCACCGATGTCGCCGTGTTGAACGGGACGATCCGTGGACGGGTCCGTGCCATCTCCCGGCTCGGCACCGTGGTGCCCACGGACGGGCGCGAGGTGGCCTTCGTGTCGCGGGGGCAAGTCATCGGCCGATCCGTAGCCACCGCCGCCGGCGAGATCGAGCTGCCCGATCACGCAGACTTGAGGTGGCTCGGGGTGCGGCTCGTGAAGGTAGACGCTGGGCTCGAGAGCTCAGCGGAGGTCGAAAGCCGGATCGCCGTGCTCCATCCGGGTCCGACGCCGCTGCTGCTCTTCGACGCGGAGCTGCCCGAAGAGAGGCTCCGACGCGTTCCCGAGCTGGCGCGCGCGGGTGGGCTGGAGCCCATCGCGATTCGGCTCCGCCCCACCTGCAGCGCCTCGATGATCCGTGAGCGGCTGCGCCATGCGGGCATCACGCCCCAGGTCGCGTCCGCGCTCGACGCGCGCGCGCTCCTCGATGAGGGCGACGCCCTCGACGTGAACGAGTTCAACGATGCCGTGCGGCTCCGGCGGGTGGCGTCCACGATGCGAGCCGCAGGCTTCACCATTGGCGCCATCCTGGACCGCGAGTCGCCCGAGCTGGACTCCGTGCCCGAGCCGGCGGCGATTTCCATCGAGGGAAACGGCGTGGAGCTCGAGCTCGAGAACGCCAAGGCGCGCGCGTGGCTGCTCAAAGGGATTGCGGGGGCGCAGGAGTCGGTGGGCCTGCAGGCCTACATGGCCGCGGACGACGACGTGGGCCGAGCGGTCGAGGCGGCCCTCGTCGAGGCCGGTGCGCGCGGCGTGAAGGTCCGCGTGCTCATCGACTCGCTGCACGGCTGGCACGGCTCTCTGGGGACCGAGAACCCCCTGCTCTCGCGGCTCGCGGGCAAGCCTGGGATCGACCTGCGGGTCTGGCGGCCGATCACCGGCCTGCCCTCGATGACCGACATCAAGCAGCGCAACCACCGCAAGATCGCCCTCATCGATGGGCGGGTGGCACTGGTGGGCGGGAGAAACCTCTCGCACGAGTACTACACGGGCTTCGCCGAGGAGCGCCTCACGCCCACGGCGAACTGGCGCGAGGTCCCCTGGCTCGACGCGGGCGTGCGCGTCGAGGGCCCCGCGGTGGCGGCGATCGCGGCAAGCTTCCTGGAGAGCTGGAAGGAGGCCGGCGGCTCGCCCTTCCCCATCCAGGTCCGCGAGCCCGCAGGCAAGGCCGTGGTGCGCGTGGTCCTGCACCGCGGGCTCCGCGATGCGCACGCGCTCGAGGCGTTTCGGGCGCTCATCGACGGCGCGCGGTCGCACGTCCACATGGTGAGCGGCTTCCCGTACGTGCTTGAGCTTCAGCACGCGCTCCTCCGGGCGCT comes from Deltaproteobacteria bacterium and encodes:
- a CDS encoding phosphatidylserine/phosphatidylglycerophosphate/cardiolipin synthase family protein, which translates into the protein MKYRRALVVADLRAEPGPIFETLRRVAPGLERVVVVAKIRGLASFWSSEPAPPDPRDLEALERWKVAASSLPSATVTPAPDTTVDALLDLGLAERVELIVGVARAPESVDLVKKVARLLGVAALWAADNVPRQVVKRLSCVALGQRDRNAMIAFLREQADESVEVVGVGPPRLGPTELQAAVQVLGIRASVEVLPTSVRSLRAAMSASAMAHPSDLVVLARAPTLLIVHFGWQTPVLVVPPALEPAPREPALDVTDVAVLNGTIRGRVRAISRLGTVVPTDGREVAFVSRGQVIGRSVATAAGEIELPDHADLRWLGVRLVKVDAGLESSAEVESRIAVLHPGPTPLLLFDAELPEERLRRVPELARAGGLEPIAIRLRPTCSASMIRERLRHAGITPQVASALDARALLDEGDALDVNEFNDAVRLRRVASTMRAAGFTIGAILDRESPELDSVPEPAAISIEGNGVELELENAKARAWLLKGIAGAQESVGLQAYMAADDDVGRAVEAALVEAGARGVKVRVLIDSLHGWHGSLGTENPLLSRLAGKPGIDLRVWRPITGLPSMTDIKQRNHRKIALIDGRVALVGGRNLSHEYYTGFAEERLTPTANWREVPWLDAGVRVEGPAVAAIAASFLESWKEAGGSPFPIQVREPAGKAVVRVVLHRGLRDAHALEAFRALIDGARSHVHMVSGFPYVLELQHALLRALARGVKVRALSGHLTPTHDGTPFAGPWAHARMAATDLVHSRLDPIVEAGGEVFLFGQPRLPGWDPGIRVIYPHVHAKLMTVDGLRCAVGSANPDVVSSYWDSELLLVVDEPTAVQDCERRIAELIATSVRVSRDDPAWQERARRRLWMRHWPGMLNL